From one Enterobacter kobei genomic stretch:
- a CDS encoding DUF6216 family protein translates to MKSFDSVADIITNEFLTSPLGTLTSIFSVIGGIYAAFLLVKKFLNTPIKGKSEFLSQAGVPAWPLRLFYVSLPLHTIPRNTRTDLFFGFLLILAGLGGAAFLSVMHIKTLRTPPDSTLLVYKPTDEFFYLTWGSAKTASLFPRHTLTLTSEQCDEMPVDTLAQKSRMSADLTGFICEIFRKKEYTHYISKEITNFRQTKGTLYSVLSLCETGLFWLAVSIMLTLYYRKIVTQHIIEQHKKAESYLT, encoded by the coding sequence TTGAAAAGTTTTGATTCTGTCGCAGATATTATCACCAACGAATTCCTCACCTCGCCGCTGGGTACGTTAACCAGTATCTTTAGCGTGATTGGTGGTATTTACGCCGCGTTCCTGCTGGTTAAAAAATTCCTTAATACGCCGATAAAAGGCAAATCGGAGTTTCTTTCACAGGCGGGTGTACCGGCATGGCCGCTGCGACTTTTTTACGTCAGCCTGCCGCTACATACCATCCCTAGAAATACCCGTACCGATCTCTTCTTTGGTTTTCTGCTGATTCTCGCAGGCCTGGGTGGGGCGGCTTTTCTCTCCGTTATGCACATCAAAACGCTGCGAACGCCACCGGACTCGACGTTACTGGTTTATAAACCTACTGACGAATTCTTTTATTTGACCTGGGGCAGCGCAAAAACGGCCTCTCTGTTTCCTCGTCACACCTTAACCCTGACGAGCGAGCAGTGTGACGAGATGCCGGTTGACACACTGGCGCAAAAAAGCAGGATGTCTGCCGATCTGACGGGGTTCATTTGCGAAATATTCCGCAAGAAAGAATATACTCACTATATATCGAAAGAAATTACCAATTTCAGGCAGACCAAAGGCACGCTTTATTCCGTGCTAAGCCTCTGCGAAACGGGTTTATTCTGGCTGGCTGTCAGTATAATGTTGACGCTCTACTACCGTAAAATTGTCACGCAACATATTATCGAGCAGCATAAAAAAGCCGAAAGTTATCTGACGTAA
- the deoR gene encoding DNA-binding transcriptional repressor DeoR, translating into METKRDERLGQLLQALKRTDKLHLKEAAALLGVSEMTIRRDLSARNAPVVLLGGYIVLEPRTASHYLLSDQKTRLVDEKRQAAQYAARLVQAHQLVFFDCGTTTPWIIDAIPHDLPFTAICYSLNTFMALQEKPLCRAILCGGEFHASNAIFKPLNFNETLNNLCPDLAFYSAAGVHPVQGATCFNLEELPVKHWAMAHAQYHVLVVDHSKFDKVRPARMGELSAFDAIVSDRRPDEALCAVAKAKQITLICSDA; encoded by the coding sequence ATGGAAACGAAACGTGACGAGCGGCTGGGCCAGCTGTTACAGGCGCTAAAGCGTACCGACAAGCTGCACCTGAAAGAGGCGGCGGCGCTTTTAGGCGTTTCAGAGATGACCATTCGTCGCGATCTCAGTGCCCGTAATGCGCCTGTCGTGCTGCTCGGCGGCTATATCGTGCTGGAGCCGCGTACCGCCAGTCACTATCTGTTAAGCGATCAGAAAACCCGGCTTGTGGATGAAAAACGTCAGGCGGCGCAATATGCGGCCAGGCTGGTGCAGGCGCATCAGCTGGTCTTTTTCGACTGCGGCACCACGACGCCCTGGATCATCGATGCGATCCCGCATGACCTGCCCTTTACCGCCATTTGCTACTCCCTTAACACCTTTATGGCGTTACAGGAAAAACCGCTGTGCCGGGCGATCCTCTGCGGCGGCGAGTTTCACGCCAGCAATGCCATTTTTAAGCCGCTGAACTTCAACGAGACGCTGAACAATCTGTGTCCGGATCTGGCGTTCTATTCGGCGGCGGGCGTGCACCCGGTTCAGGGCGCGACCTGCTTTAATCTGGAAGAGTTGCCGGTGAAGCACTGGGCGATGGCCCATGCGCAGTATCATGTGCTGGTAGTGGATCACAGTAAGTTTGATAAGGTACGCCCGGCGCGTATGGGTGAACTGAGCGCGTTTGACGCCATCGTCAGCGACCGTCGTCCCGACGAGGCGTTATGTGCCGTGGCGAAAGCAAAACAGATAACGTTGATTTGTTCCGACGCATAA
- the ybjG gene encoding undecaprenyl-diphosphate phosphatase, with product MLEDLNYTLFAWMNATPDSPAWLIQAAILIARDLINIVPLLAVVLWLWGPRDQLCAQRQLVIKMGMAIVVSLTVSWVMGHVFPHDRPFVDGVGYNFLHHAPDDSYPSDHGTVAFTFALAFLFWHRLWSGTVLMGVALLIAWSRVYLGVHWPLDMLGGLLVGISGCLSAQMLWQAFGQSLYAALQRAYRLCFAIPIRKGWVRD from the coding sequence ATGCTGGAAGACCTGAATTATACCCTTTTCGCGTGGATGAACGCGACGCCGGATTCCCCCGCGTGGCTGATCCAGGCCGCTATCCTTATCGCCCGCGATCTGATTAATATCGTACCGCTGCTGGCCGTGGTGCTGTGGCTGTGGGGGCCGCGCGATCAGTTATGCGCCCAGCGGCAACTGGTGATCAAAATGGGCATGGCGATTGTCGTCAGCCTGACCGTCTCCTGGGTGATGGGCCACGTTTTCCCGCACGATCGCCCGTTTGTGGACGGCGTTGGCTATAACTTCCTGCATCACGCGCCGGATGACTCCTATCCGAGCGATCACGGCACCGTCGCCTTTACCTTCGCGCTGGCGTTTTTGTTCTGGCACCGCCTCTGGTCAGGCACCGTGCTGATGGGCGTGGCGCTGCTCATCGCCTGGTCGCGCGTCTATCTTGGCGTGCACTGGCCGCTGGATATGCTGGGCGGTCTGCTGGTGGGCATCAGCGGCTGTCTGAGCGCACAAATGTTGTGGCAGGCATTCGGCCAGTCGTTGTACGCCGCCCTGCAACGCGCCTATCGCCTCTGTTTTGCCATCCCGATCCGCAAAGGCTGGGTGCGTGACTAA
- a CDS encoding glutathione S-transferase family protein, giving the protein MITLWGRNNSTNVKKVRLTLEELELPYTQIMAGLQYGLNHDAEYLAMNPNGLVPLLRDDETNSVLWESNTIVRFLAAQYGLGRLWIDAPAARAQAEKWMDWSATTLAPRHSVILKGLVRTPPEQRDQAAIDAAIVDCDGLLGILDNALASTPWFSGEEFGLGDIALAPFIYSLFNVHSAWTPRPNLTRWYQQLCERPTVQSVVMIPVT; this is encoded by the coding sequence ATGATTACCCTGTGGGGCCGAAATAATTCCACCAACGTCAAAAAAGTCCGTCTGACGCTGGAAGAGCTGGAACTTCCTTACACGCAAATTATGGCCGGCTTACAGTACGGCCTGAATCATGATGCGGAATACCTGGCGATGAACCCGAACGGCCTGGTGCCGTTGCTGCGCGATGACGAAACCAACAGCGTGCTGTGGGAATCCAACACAATCGTGCGTTTTCTGGCCGCGCAATATGGTCTGGGTCGCCTGTGGATCGACGCGCCGGCTGCCCGTGCGCAGGCGGAAAAGTGGATGGACTGGTCAGCCACCACGCTGGCTCCCCGTCACAGCGTGATCCTCAAAGGGCTGGTCAGAACGCCGCCGGAACAGCGCGATCAGGCGGCCATTGATGCCGCCATTGTCGACTGCGATGGCCTGCTTGGGATCCTCGACAACGCGCTGGCAAGCACGCCGTGGTTCTCGGGTGAAGAATTTGGTCTGGGGGATATTGCGCTGGCGCCCTTTATTTATAGCCTGTTCAACGTGCATTCCGCCTGGACGCCGCGCCCCAACCTCACGCGCTGGTATCAGCAACTGTGCGAACGTCCGACGGTGCAAAGCGTGGTGATGATCCCCGTGACCTGA
- a CDS encoding aspartate:alanine antiporter — protein sequence MNINVADLLNGNYILLLFVVLALGLCLGKLRLGSIQLGNSIGVLVVSLLLGQQHFAINTDALNLGFMLFIFCVGVEAGPNFFSIFFRDGKNYLMLALVMVGSALLIALGLGKLFGWDIGLTAGMLAGSMTSTPVLVGAGDTLRHSGMDGGQLSTALDHLSLGYALTYLIGLVSLIVGARYLPKLQHQDLQTSAQQIARERGLDTDASRKVYLPVIRAYRVGPELVAWADGKNLRELGIYRQTGCYIERIRRNGILAAPDGDAVLQMGDEIALVGYPDAHARLDPSFRNGKEVFDRDLLDMRIVTEEIVVKNHNVVGRRLAQLKLTDHGCFLNRVIRSQIEMPIDDNILLNKGDVLQVSGDARRVKTIADRIGFISIHSQVTDLLAFCAFFIVGLMIGMITFQFSNFSFGIGNAAGLLFAGIMLGFLRANHPTFGYIPQGALNMVKEFGLMVFMAGVGLSAGSGIGHGLGAVGGQMLVAGLLVSLVPVVICFLFGAYVLRMNRALLFGAIMGARTCAPAMEIISDTARSNIPALGYAGTYAIANVLLTLAGTLIIIIWPGLG from the coding sequence GTGAATATAAACGTCGCAGATTTGTTAAATGGGAATTACATACTGTTATTATTCGTGGTGCTCGCGCTCGGGCTCTGCCTCGGAAAATTGCGCCTCGGCTCCATTCAACTGGGTAATTCCATTGGCGTTTTGGTCGTTTCTTTATTATTGGGCCAGCAGCATTTCGCGATTAACACCGACGCGCTCAATTTAGGCTTTATGCTGTTTATTTTTTGTGTCGGTGTGGAAGCAGGACCCAACTTTTTTTCGATTTTCTTCCGCGATGGCAAAAACTACCTGATGCTGGCGCTGGTGATGGTCGGCAGCGCGCTGCTCATCGCCCTCGGGCTGGGTAAACTATTCGGCTGGGATATAGGTCTGACGGCCGGGATGCTGGCCGGATCGATGACCTCAACGCCGGTGCTGGTGGGTGCAGGTGATACGCTGCGCCACTCAGGTATGGACGGCGGACAGCTTTCCACCGCGCTCGACCACTTAAGCCTCGGCTATGCCCTGACCTACCTGATTGGGCTGGTCAGCCTGATTGTCGGCGCACGCTACCTGCCCAAGCTGCAACATCAGGATCTGCAAACCAGCGCCCAACAAATCGCCCGCGAGCGCGGCCTGGATACCGACGCCAGCCGCAAAGTCTATCTGCCGGTGATCCGCGCCTATCGCGTCGGTCCGGAGCTGGTGGCCTGGGCCGATGGCAAAAACCTGCGCGAGCTGGGCATCTATCGCCAGACCGGCTGTTATATCGAGCGCATCCGCCGTAACGGTATCCTTGCCGCGCCGGATGGCGATGCCGTACTGCAGATGGGCGATGAGATCGCGCTGGTCGGCTATCCCGATGCTCACGCGCGTCTCGATCCGAGCTTCCGCAACGGTAAAGAAGTGTTCGACCGCGACCTGCTGGACATGCGCATCGTCACTGAAGAGATTGTGGTGAAAAACCACAACGTGGTGGGCCGCCGTCTCGCACAGTTAAAACTGACCGATCACGGCTGCTTCCTTAACCGCGTGATCCGCAGCCAGATTGAAATGCCTATCGACGACAACATTCTGCTCAATAAGGGCGATGTGTTGCAGGTGAGCGGCGATGCGCGACGGGTAAAAACCATCGCTGACCGCATCGGCTTTATCTCTATTCACAGTCAGGTTACTGATCTGCTGGCGTTCTGCGCCTTCTTTATCGTCGGCCTGATGATCGGCATGATCACCTTCCAGTTCAGTAATTTCAGCTTTGGCATCGGTAATGCGGCGGGTCTGCTGTTTGCCGGGATCATGCTGGGCTTCCTGCGCGCCAACCACCCGACCTTTGGATACATTCCCCAGGGCGCACTAAATATGGTGAAAGAGTTCGGCCTGATGGTGTTTATGGCGGGGGTCGGCCTGAGCGCCGGGAGCGGCATCGGGCACGGACTGGGCGCCGTCGGCGGACAGATGCTGGTCGCCGGTCTGCTGGTCAGCCTGGTGCCGGTGGTGATCTGTTTCCTGTTTGGCGCTTATGTGCTGCGCATGAACCGCGCCCTGCTGTTCGGCGCGATTATGGGCGCGCGCACCTGCGCCCCGGCAATGGAGATCATCAGCGATACCGCGCGCAGTAACATCCCTGCGCTGGGCTACGCTGGCACCTATGCCATCGCCAACGTACTGCTGACGCTTGCCGGTACGCTGATCATCATCATCTGGCCCGGGTTAGGATAA
- a CDS encoding MFS transporter has protein sequence MNAPTHSPRKALQRRTWALFMFFFIPGLLMASWATRTPAIRDTLSVSTAGMGVVLFGLSVGSMSGVLSSGWLVKRFGTRNVIRTAMSFSVVGMVILSVALWFASPLLFACGLAVFGASLGSAEVAINVEGAAVEQALDKTVLPMMHGFYSLGTLAGAGVGMGLTALGVSANLHILLAALATIMPIIISITAIPDGTGKGSGEENGHGTKGVPFYRDGQLMLIGVVVLAMAFAEGSANDWLPLLMVDGHGFSPTSGSLIYTGFTLGMTVGRFTGGWFIDRYSRVAVVRASALMGALGIALIIFVDSAWVAGVSVILWGLGASLGFPLTISAASDTGPDAPTRVSVVATTGYLAFLVGPPLLGFLGEHYGLRSAMMVVLGLVMIAALVARAVAKPEPQNQPCEN, from the coding sequence ATGAACGCACCGACGCATTCGCCACGTAAGGCACTGCAACGCCGCACCTGGGCGTTATTTATGTTTTTCTTTATCCCTGGGCTGTTAATGGCGTCATGGGCGACGCGCACCCCGGCGATCCGCGACACCCTGTCCGTCTCCACGGCAGGAATGGGCGTGGTGCTGTTCGGGCTGTCCGTGGGTTCGATGAGCGGCGTCCTCTCCTCTGGCTGGCTGGTTAAGCGCTTCGGTACCCGCAACGTTATCCGCACCGCCATGTCCTTCAGCGTGGTCGGCATGGTTATCTTAAGCGTGGCGCTGTGGTTCGCGTCGCCACTGCTGTTCGCCTGTGGACTGGCGGTATTTGGCGCGAGCCTCGGCTCGGCCGAGGTGGCGATTAACGTCGAAGGCGCCGCGGTGGAACAGGCGCTGGATAAAACCGTGCTGCCAATGATGCATGGCTTTTACAGCCTCGGCACGCTGGCGGGCGCGGGGGTCGGCATGGGGCTGACGGCGCTGGGCGTGAGTGCAAATCTGCACATTTTGCTGGCGGCGCTGGCGACCATCATGCCGATTATTATTTCCATCACCGCGATCCCCGACGGTACCGGCAAAGGCTCGGGCGAGGAAAATGGTCATGGTACGAAAGGCGTGCCTTTTTATCGCGACGGGCAACTGATGCTGATCGGCGTGGTGGTGCTGGCGATGGCCTTTGCAGAAGGTTCCGCCAATGACTGGCTGCCGCTGTTGATGGTGGACGGTCACGGCTTCAGTCCGACATCCGGATCGCTGATTTATACCGGCTTTACGCTGGGGATGACGGTCGGACGCTTTACCGGCGGCTGGTTTATCGATCGCTACAGCCGTGTCGCGGTGGTGCGCGCCAGTGCGCTGATGGGCGCGCTGGGCATCGCGTTGATCATCTTTGTGGATAGCGCCTGGGTGGCGGGCGTATCGGTAATTTTGTGGGGGCTGGGCGCATCGCTGGGCTTCCCGCTGACGATTTCAGCCGCCAGCGATACTGGCCCGGATGCGCCAACGCGCGTCAGCGTGGTCGCCACCACGGGCTATCTGGCATTCCTGGTGGGACCGCCGCTGCTGGGCTTCCTCGGCGAGCACTACGGCCTGCGCAGCGCGATGATGGTGGTGCTTGGGCTGGTAATGATTGCCGCGCTGGTTGCCCGTGCGGTGGCGAAACCTGAGCCGCAAAACCAGCCGTGTGAGAACTAG
- a CDS encoding MFS transporter produces the protein MQNHSLPGRRLGRQALLFPLCLVLYEFSTYIANDMIQPGMLAVVEQYNAGIEWVPTSMTAYLAGGMFLQWLLGPLSDRIGRRPVMLTGVVWFIVTCLATLLAQDIEQFTLLRFLQGVSLCFIGAVGYAAIQESFDEATCIKITALMANVALIAPLLGPLVGAAWVHAAPWEGMFVLFAVLAAIAFFGLHRAMPETATRLGEPLSLNALGRDYKAVLKNGRFVAGALATGFVSLPLLAWIAQSPIIIISAEGMSSYEYGLLQVPIFGALIIGNLVLARLTSRRTVRSLIIMGGGPIVAGLLVAAVATVASSHAYLWMTAGLSIYAFGIGLANAGLVRLTLFASDMSKGTVSAAMGMLQMAIFTVGIEVSKHAFLAGGNGLFSLFNLANGLIWLALMVVFLKDKTVGNALS, from the coding sequence ATGCAAAACCATTCTTTACCTGGCCGCCGTTTAGGACGCCAGGCGTTGTTGTTTCCGCTCTGTCTGGTCCTGTACGAATTCTCAACTTATATCGCCAACGACATGATCCAGCCGGGCATGCTGGCGGTGGTTGAGCAGTACAACGCCGGCATCGAGTGGGTACCGACCTCCATGACCGCCTATCTGGCGGGCGGGATGTTTTTACAGTGGCTGCTGGGGCCGCTGTCGGATCGTATTGGCCGTCGCCCGGTCATGTTGACCGGCGTGGTGTGGTTTATCGTCACCTGTCTGGCAACCTTGCTGGCCCAGGACATCGAACAGTTCACACTGCTGCGCTTTTTACAGGGCGTGAGCCTGTGCTTTATTGGCGCCGTGGGCTATGCCGCCATTCAGGAGTCGTTTGACGAGGCGACCTGTATCAAGATCACTGCATTAATGGCGAACGTGGCGCTGATCGCCCCCCTGCTGGGGCCGCTGGTGGGTGCCGCCTGGGTGCATGCTGCGCCCTGGGAAGGCATGTTTGTGCTGTTCGCGGTACTGGCGGCGATTGCCTTTTTCGGCCTGCATCGCGCGATGCCGGAGACCGCCACGCGACTGGGGGAGCCATTATCCCTTAACGCGCTGGGCCGGGATTACAAAGCGGTGCTGAAAAATGGCCGCTTCGTGGCGGGCGCGCTGGCGACGGGCTTTGTCAGCCTGCCGCTGCTGGCGTGGATCGCCCAGTCGCCGATTATCATCATCAGCGCGGAAGGCATGTCCAGCTATGAGTACGGTCTGTTGCAGGTGCCCATTTTTGGCGCGCTGATTATCGGTAACCTGGTGCTGGCGCGTCTGACCTCACGCCGTACCGTGCGATCGCTGATTATTATGGGCGGTGGGCCGATTGTCGCGGGGCTGCTGGTCGCCGCCGTGGCAACCGTGGCGTCATCCCATGCCTATTTGTGGATGACCGCCGGCCTGAGTATTTATGCTTTTGGTATTGGCCTTGCCAACGCCGGGCTGGTGCGCCTGACGCTGTTCGCCAGCGATATGAGTAAAGGTACCGTGTCTGCCGCAATGGGCATGCTGCAAATGGCGATTTTCACCGTCGGCATCGAAGTCAGTAAACATGCGTTTCTGGCGGGCGGCAATGGCCTGTTCAGCCTGTTTAATCTGGCGAACGGGTTGATCTGGCTGGCGCTGATGGTGGTATTCCTGAAGGATAAAACGGTCGGCAACGCGTTGTCTTAA
- a CDS encoding OBAP family protein — MKFPLYLLTALILSGCGGSTSPSKVTAPGAETSGKLQLLDTGAAVMQSRPPIDAINTYLDGFHFYNGDQNGQMEAHHYVSVLNDDVMQAVIYDGNTRDAKLMGVEYIISERLFNTLPPDEKKLWHSHRHEVMSGSLIGPGLPKPAEKALMSKIVNTYGKTWHTWHTDRDKTLPLGIPALMMGFTADGQLDPALLAERDRLFDVDTRAIRESRRDLDAHPVAPGADAWQHGEVIQLKRGQGGGEHAHGKTRFAPAEKRPATVR; from the coding sequence ATGAAATTCCCCCTGTACCTTCTTACTGCGCTTATTCTTTCTGGCTGTGGCGGCAGTACGTCGCCGTCGAAAGTCACTGCGCCGGGCGCGGAAACTTCCGGCAAATTACAGCTACTGGATACCGGCGCAGCCGTGATGCAGTCCCGACCACCGATTGATGCCATTAATACTTATCTCGACGGTTTTCATTTTTATAACGGCGATCAGAATGGCCAGATGGAAGCGCACCATTACGTCAGCGTACTGAACGATGACGTGATGCAGGCGGTGATTTATGACGGTAATACCCGTGACGCCAAACTGATGGGCGTGGAATACATCATCAGCGAACGGCTGTTCAATACCCTGCCGCCGGACGAGAAAAAACTCTGGCACAGCCACCGGCATGAAGTGATGTCCGGCAGCCTGATTGGCCCTGGTCTGCCCAAACCTGCCGAAAAGGCGCTGATGAGTAAGATCGTCAACACCTACGGCAAAACCTGGCACACCTGGCATACCGACCGGGACAAAACCCTGCCGCTGGGAATTCCGGCGCTGATGATGGGCTTCACGGCTGATGGTCAGCTCGATCCCGCGCTGCTTGCCGAACGCGATCGCCTTTTCGATGTGGATACCAGGGCTATCCGCGAATCACGCCGCGATCTGGATGCGCATCCTGTCGCACCGGGCGCTGATGCCTGGCAGCACGGAGAGGTGATCCAGTTAAAACGTGGTCAGGGCGGCGGTGAGCACGCGCACGGCAAAACGCGCTTTGCGCCGGCGGAAAAACGTCCGGCAACGGTTCGATAA
- the dacC gene encoding serine-type D-Ala-D-Ala carboxypeptidase — MTHFSLSLRGLAAGSALLFLFSPSLYAVEQVPAAPAVDARAWVLMDYASGKVLAEGNADEKLDPASLTKLMTSYVVGQALKAGKIHLNDMVTVGKDAWATGNPALRGSSLMFLKPGDQVPVSELNKGVIIQSGNDASIAIADYVAGSQDSFVSLMNNYAKRLGLTNTTFKTVHGLDAPGQFSTARDMALLGKALIHDVPEEYAIHKEKEFTFNNIRQPNRNRLLWSTNLNVDGMKTGTTEGAGYNLVASATQGDMRLISVVLGSKTDRIRFNESEKLLTWGFRFFETVTPIKPDATFVSTRVWFGDSKEVKLGAGEAGSITIPKGQLKNLKATWTLTEPQLTAPLKKGQVVGTIDFQLNGKVIEKRPLLVMEAVEEGGFVSRMWDFVLMKFHEWFGSWFS; from the coding sequence ATGACGCATTTCTCTTTATCCCTGCGCGGCCTGGCGGCGGGCTCTGCACTGTTATTTCTTTTCTCTCCTTCGCTGTATGCGGTTGAGCAGGTGCCAGCGGCACCGGCCGTGGATGCCCGTGCGTGGGTGCTGATGGATTACGCCAGCGGCAAAGTGCTGGCGGAAGGCAACGCTGATGAGAAGCTCGATCCGGCGAGTCTTACCAAGCTGATGACCAGCTATGTGGTCGGGCAGGCGCTGAAAGCCGGCAAAATTCATCTCAACGATATGGTGACCGTTGGTAAAGACGCCTGGGCGACCGGCAATCCGGCGTTGCGGGGTTCCTCGCTGATGTTCCTTAAGCCTGGCGATCAGGTGCCGGTTTCCGAGCTGAACAAGGGCGTGATCATCCAGTCCGGCAACGATGCGAGCATCGCCATCGCCGACTACGTGGCGGGTAGCCAGGACTCCTTCGTCAGCCTGATGAACAACTATGCAAAACGTCTGGGGCTGACCAATACCACCTTTAAAACGGTGCACGGTCTGGATGCGCCGGGACAGTTCAGTACCGCCCGCGACATGGCGCTGCTCGGCAAGGCGCTGATCCACGATGTGCCGGAAGAGTACGCCATCCACAAAGAGAAAGAGTTCACCTTTAATAATATTCGCCAGCCGAACCGCAACCGCCTGTTGTGGAGCACTAACCTGAACGTTGACGGCATGAAAACCGGCACTACGGAAGGAGCGGGCTATAACCTGGTGGCGTCCGCCACCCAGGGCGATATGCGTCTGATTTCGGTGGTGCTGGGCAGTAAAACGGATCGCATCCGCTTTAATGAATCCGAAAAGCTGCTGACCTGGGGCTTCCGTTTCTTCGAAACCGTGACGCCGATCAAGCCGGATGCGACCTTTGTCAGCACCCGCGTGTGGTTTGGGGACAGCAAAGAGGTGAAGCTGGGCGCCGGGGAAGCGGGGTCGATCACCATTCCGAAAGGTCAGTTAAAGAACCTGAAAGCGACCTGGACGCTGACCGAGCCGCAACTGACCGCGCCGCTGAAAAAGGGCCAGGTGGTGGGCACGATCGATTTCCAGCTTAACGGTAAGGTGATCGAAAAACGGCCATTGCTGGTGATGGAAGCGGTGGAAGAGGGCGGTTTTGTCAGCCGCATGTGGGACTTTGTGTTAATGAAATTCCACGAGTGGTTCGGGAGCTGGTTCTCGTAA